One window of the Candidozyma auris chromosome 6, complete sequence genome contains the following:
- a CDS encoding glucose-induced degradation complex subunit, whose amino-acid sequence MPVTQHIPKPGSQPHSEPKKPQRHIIRLKPVDYKYERPRFPLDTISSRHSRCEDHHTSPAFRRSRSRTSSLGYKHVDKYAEFFINDQAVPRDVPKLQNQYLRPNAKFVGEQQSGTCKYDIKVELKSVDLVSSIVTGFFQISGLTDEHPLITTCFKGEIINNPLNSTKWQNHPKDHQLKRYAFITEDRNWGSFPQNDIDHWRTLTRASSSMSEEDLLLKLRSIHAGDSENQYIYMRWKEEFLLPDSRIKQLKNASFEGFYYVVLNIGGRNDSGSGDCFSSRIIPGTISGLYYHTQNDKFQSLSLRYVEDRQFSYDFDFA is encoded by the coding sequence ATGCCAGTTACCCAGCACATTCCAAAACCGGGCTCCCAGCCCCATAGCGAGCCAAAGAAACCCCAGCGCCACATCATTCGCCTAAAGCCCGTGGATTACAAATATGAAAGACCAAGGTTTCCTTTGGACACCATCAGCCTGCGCCACAGCCGCTGTGAAGACCACCACACATCACCTGCTTTTCGCCGAAGCCGGTCCCGAACTTCGTCCTTGGGCTACAAACATGTGGACAAGTATGCCGAGTTTTTTATTAACGACCAAGCCGTTCCTAGAGACGTACCCAAGCTCCAAAACCAGTATCTTCGCCCGAACGCCAAGTTTGTGGGTGAGCAACAGAGCGGGACGTGCAAGTATGACATCAAGGTCGAGCTTAAAAGCGTCGATTTGGTCAGTTCCATCGTGACGGGGTTCTTTCAGATATCTGGGCTTACCGATGAACATCCTCTCATCACCACATGCTTCAAGGGcgagatcatcaacaaccCTCTTAACAGCACAAAGTGGCAAAATCACCCTAAGGACCATCAGTTAAAGCGCTACGCATTTATCACGGAAGACAGAAACTGGGGATCGTTTCCTCAAAACGATATTGATCACTGGAGAACCCTCACGCGTGCCTCTAGCAGCATGTccgaagaagatcttctaTTAAAGTTGCGCAGCATCCACGCAGGTGATCTGGAAAATCAATACATCTACATGCGTTGGAAAGAGGAGTTTTTGTTGCCCGATCTGAGAATCAAGCAGTTGAAGAatgcttcttttgaaggttTCTACTATGTTGTTCTCAACATCGGTGGGCGCAACGACTCCGGCTCTGGCGATTGCTTCTCATCGCGCATAATCCCTGGCACCATCAGCGGCTTATACTATCATACTCAAAATGATAAGTTCCAGCTGCTTTCATTACGCTACGTAGAAGACAGGCAGTTTTCATACGACTTTGATTTCGCTTAG
- the HST6 gene encoding ATP-binding cassette a-factor transporter STE6, with protein MVIASVGSPIQTQIYGEAFEKLSKYISGEYRSIGAFVSDIRLLCGLIMVVGVVRMVFTWVSIHVWLIVGERQQKRARKLLLTGLMRQNLEWYDSKENLMGTLAQVNRCIEEIRVATSENVALLVQGTSAIIFLLISAMISSWSLTLVIMASAPLMALSSVVFGKLTLRFASKENSSSAEASKVLDWCFVSGNLVRLLNGKYEDSVSFNRIVDSSAKAFTKMTLAICSSQSVLRTLSFLIFVQGFWFGSFMVSTGRLSIGQVFTAFSSCLLLGTHITTVASVLALLNKGQAAAATIASFMKKDDYFTLGDPDSAEKYFDPIVTGRRIRFDCVSFTHKNSEKQSLHDLSFELRNDNINFIVGPSGCGKSTLVSLLMKFYSPNCGAIVVDDHNLAHLSETQVSGFSTLIESKAIIFDKSLYENITLGCPNISLELVEEACEFAELGTFVRSLKNGIHSEVSTNLSGGQMQRLGIARAYVRDSPILILDEALSAIDFHTRRTLLRRIRAWRKGKMTVMISHNMSDIENNDSVLTLQAGKVREYEQYIPSSHDDKEVVNVNASIDDLIVHEKSESIFSSEETHNSREVNDLEAQGDQRDELKIKSVFSIFRDCFHTIPRKWIIGTSLMLSLISGVLTPVLSFCFSKLLSNIVNESAKASPPNHGAVFWSVLVIGLIIGDGIIYFMAHFLITFSSEAWIVKLRKKALVAINDQDMSFFTQKYMKPAELTALLMNDSRDLRNLISEFLPAALSLVALTLVGVIWSIVSGWKLALVGTSFVPLILLITISYGTILSRIEASYKNKIANIEKYNHNAVSGVKTVKAFGIADNLEKQMQEKLAEISSIAITRACFTGFGYSLSEMCTCIATAVILYYGLFLVARLEYTYESMLQVLTLLTFTMTSASTLMSSLPEIARGQRAGTLFAKLLSLTASSIETSGSKTALRLVRDGEPILNFRSVSFSYHDRQNDSYRRVLCNMSFEITKGSIVGIVGASGSGKSTVASLIGRLMDCDTGRISFNTQEIIEYDPQWYRRNIAIVPQHPKFFEGTVWENLTYGVEKPFLTKDFVIGYLKVCNMWDLIASLPYGMDTQLDERSVSSGQLQRLCIARALIREPKLIVFDECTSNLDRINTKMITELINFGITEANPQTTVVVITHDVEIMEQLPEILVLKNGRVDQRGKYADIAHQEGELKRLLSQH; from the coding sequence ATGGTCATTGCATCAGTCGGTTCGCCCATACAAACCCAAATCTACGGcgaagcttttgagaagctttcgaAATACATTTCCGGTGAGTATCGCTCAATTGGAGCGTTCGTCTCCGATATCAGACTTTTGTGTGGTCTCATAATGGTGGTTGGGGTGGTACGGATGGTTTTCACCTGGGTTAGTATTCACGTATGGCTCATTGTTGGCGAACGGCAACAGAAACGTGCTAGAAAATTGCTATTGACTGGGCTCATGCGCCAAAACCTCGAATGGTACGACAGCAAAGAGAACTTGATGGGGACTTTGGCGCAGGTGAACAGGTGCATTGAAGAGATTAGGGTTGCAACATCCGAAAATGTTGCATTACTAGTACAAGGCACTTCGGCAATAATTTTTCTCCTTATCTCAGCGATGATATCGTCTTGGTCGCTTACGCTAGTCATCATGGCGTCGGCGCCATTAATGGCACTTCTGAGCGTAGTGTTTGGTAAGCTCACTCTTCGTTTtgcaagcaaagaaaattcttcaagtgcTGAAGCATCAAAAGTTTTGGACTGGTGTTTTGTCTCTGGGAACCTTGTTCGTTTGCTCAACGGGAAGTACGAAGACCTGGTGAGCTTCAACCGCATTGTCGATTCATCTGCAAAGGCGTTTACAAAAATGACTCTCGCAATTTGCTCGAGTCAACTGGTCTTGAGAACTTTGTCctttctcatcttcgttCAGGGTTTCTGGTTTGGCTCATTTATGGTCCTGACTGGTAGACTCAGTATTGGTCAAGTATTCACCGCTTTCAGTTCGTGTCTTTTGCTTGGGACACATATCACAACAGTAGCTTCTGTTTTGGCCCTTTTGAACAAGGGAcaagcagcagcggcaACCATAGCGCTGTTCATGAAAAAGGATGACTATTTTACTCTTGGAGACCCAGATTCCGCAGAAAAGTATTTTGATCCCATTGTGACAGGTCGAAGAATCAGGTTTGACTGTGTAAGCTTCACTCACAAAAACTCTGAAAAGCAAAGTCTTCATGATTTGAGTTTTGAACTTCGCAATGACAATATAAATTTCATAGTTGGTCCTTCTGGATGCGGAAAGTCGACTCTTGTGTCATTATTGATGAAGTTCTATAGCCCCAACTGCGGTGCAATCGTGGTAGATGATCACAATCTTGCTCACCTATCCGAAACACAAGTATCAGGCTTTTCTACTCTCATCGAGCTGAAAGCCATCATATTTGATAAGCTGTTATACGAAAACATCACACTCGGATGCCCCAACATATCTTTAGAATTGGTTGAGGAAGCCTGCGAGTTTGCGGAGTTAGGCACCTTTGTTCGGTCTCTTAAAAATGGAATTCATCTGGAGGTGTCAACAAATCTCTCCGGAGGACAAATGCAGAGACTCGGGATTGCCAGAGCATACGTACGAGACAGCCCAATCCTTATTCTAGATGAAGCTTTAAGTGCCATTGACTTTCACACGCGGCGAACTCTTCTCAGAAGGATCAGAGCTTGGAGAAAGGGAAAGATGACGGTCATGATCTCCCATAATATGCTGGACATAGAAAATAATGATCTGGTCCTCACTCTTCAAGCAGGCAAAGTTCGAGAGTATGAGCAGTACATCCCTTCATCTCATGATGATAAGGAAGTTGTTAACGTCAACGCTCTGATTGACGATCTTATCGTTCATGAAAAACTGGAATCAATATTCTCCTCCGAAGAAACTCACAATTCTCGGGAAGTCAATGATTTGGAAGCCCAGGGCGATCAAAGAGATGAACTCAAAATCAAATCAGTGttttccattttcaggGATTGTTTTCACACGATTCCCAGAAAATGGATAATTGGCACTTCGCTAATGCTTTCATTGATCAGCGGAGTACTAACTCCAGTTTTGTCattttgcttctccaaATTGCTTTCCAATATCGTCAACGAGTCAGCAAAAGCATCACCTCCAAACCATGGTGCTGTGTTTTGGTCCGTGCTCGTTATAGGCCTTATAATCGGAGACGGTATCATTTACTTCATGGCTCATTTCCTTATCACATTCTCCTCCGAAGCTTGGATTGTGAAACTTAGGAAAAAGGCATTGGTGGCTATCAATGACCAAGACATGTCGTTTTTCACACAAAAATATATGAAGCCAGCTGAATTAACAGctctcttgatgaatgATTCGAGagacttgagaaacttgatTTCTGAATTTTTGCCAGctgctctttctcttgttgcATTGACGCTCGTGGGAGTCATATGGTCTATTGTTTCGGGCTGGAAATTGGCATTGGTTGGAACTTCGTTTGTCCCTCTTATACTTTTGATAACTATTTCATACGGCACAATTCTTCTGAGAATTGAGGCTAGCTATAAGAATAAGATTGCCAATATTGAAAAGTATAATCACAATGCTGTTCTGGGAGTGAAGACAGTGAAGGCATTTGGAATTGCTGACAATTTGGAGAAACAGATGCAAGAAAAGCTAGCAgagatctcttcaattgcaatCACCAGGGCTTGTTTTACCGGCTTTGGCTACTCCCTACTGGAGATGTGCACATGTATCGCCACAGCTGTCATCCTTTACTACGGCTTATTCCTTGTTGCTCGCCTTGAATACACTTACGAGTCCATGCTCCAAGTGCTCACTCTACTTACGTTCACAATGACATCAGCATCCACACTCATGAGTTCACTTCCCGAAATTGCCAGAGGTCAAAGAGCTGGAACTCTCTTCGCAAAGCTCCTCTCTCTCACTGCTCTGCTGATTGAGACTTCTGGATCGAAGACCGCATTGAGGCTAGTAAGGGATGGTGAGCCAATTTTAAATTTCAGGAGTGTCAGCTTCTCATATCATGACAGACAAAATGACAGCTACAGAAGAGTTTTATGCAACATGTCGTTTGAGATCACAAAAGGTAGCATTGTGGGCATTGTCGGTGCTTCAGGCAGTGGCAAGTCTACCGTTGCACTGTTGATAGGTCGTCTCATGGACTGTGACACAGGGAGGATCAGTTTTAACACTCAGGAAATTATTGAATACGACCCTCAGTGGTATCGCAGAAATATTGCAATTGTGCCACAGCATCCAAagttttttgaaggaaCAGTGTGGGAGAATTTAACTTATGGGGTGGAGAAACCGTTTTTAACAAAAGACTTCGTCATTGGCTACCTCAAGGTGTGCAATATGTGGGACCTCATAGCCTCACTACCTTACGGGATGGACACACAGCTTGATGAAAGAAGTGTCTCTTCAGGACAGCTTCAAAGGTTATGTATTGCGAGAGCATTGATTAGAGAGCCCAAATTGATTGTTTTCGACGAATGCACATCAAACTTAGACAGGATCAACACCAAGATGATAACAGAGCTCATAAATTTTGGGATCACAGAGGCTAACCCTCAAACGACAGTCGTTGTCATTACACACGATGTGGAAATAATGGAACAGCTCCCTGAAATACTCgttttgaaaaatggaagaGTCGACCAACGTGGAAAGTATGCAGACATTGCTCACCAAGAGGGCGAGCTCAAGAGACTTTTATCTCAGCATTAA
- a CDS encoding TFIIH complex subunit TFB6, which produces MSTPPTPIHPAPDQEVADLPHTKLDGDNLDLNPTLEDDLDDDDVSMQSTRPTEDIGDDKDNVKVEITSWTMPFEDAYEAELLNLQQQKHPEVSIGQQSKLISYLDNEFLKVQRKFVKNQAESRHEYSLHSLLEDLSQILDVLWVSISPEHELFGQEEYFIKVLGDLEDWVDWYDLSEYDCLDRKTEIFLFGLFTFFQKVDVRISLLVDGIEKKGDLRSKFDRTQLVRLFPIVNRLRLIIVGKLRPIRDELSRLKDLQKKEANILLNFFDVEVGRLFEGTLERS; this is translated from the coding sequence ATGAGCACTCCGCCAACGCCAATCCATCCGGCTCCGGACCAGGAGGTGGCTGATCTCCCTCACACAAAGTTGGACGGCGACAATCTTGATCTCAATCCCACCCTCGAAGATGACTTGGACGACGATGACGTGAGCATGCAATCGACCCGACCAACAGAAGACATTGGCGACGATAAGGATAATGTGAAGGTGGAGATCACTTCGTGGACAATGCCTTTTGAAGATGCGTACGAGGCcgagttgttgaacttgCAACAACAGAAACACCCCGAGGTGAGCATTGGCCAACAGAGCAAGCTCATATCGTACTTGGATAATGAGTTCCTCAAAGTGCAGAGAAAATTCGTCAAGAACCAAGCAGAATCCCGCCATGAGTACTCGTTGCACAGCTTGCTCGAGGATTTGTCCCAGATCCTAGATGTTCTCTGGGTGCTGATATCTCCAGAGCACGAACTATTCGGTCAGGAGGAGTACTTTATCAAGGTTCTAGGTGACCTAGAGGACTGGGTAGACTGGTACGATCTCAGCGAGTACGACTGCTTGGATAGGAAGACCGAgattttcctttttggtCTATTTACATTTTTCCAGAAGGTGGATGTACGCATATCGCTTCTCGTAGATGGCAtagagaagaaaggtgaCCTTCGACTGAAGTTTGACAGGACTCAATTAGTTCGTCTCTTCCCAATTGTCAACCGCCTCAGGCTAATTATAGTAGGCAAGCTTCGCCCAATACGCGACGAGTTATCGCGATTGAAGGAtctacaaaagaaagaggcaaACATCTTattaaatttttttgacGTTGAAGTTGGTCgcctttttgaaggaaCTCTCGAAAGAAGCTAG